The Strix uralensis isolate ZFMK-TIS-50842 chromosome 4, bStrUra1, whole genome shotgun sequence genomic interval AGGTCCGAGTCTTAAAGAGAACTGGCACAAAAGCTAGTGCTTTTCTTTGTTTCGATACATTTATCTTTGGGTGGCAGAGATAGTCACCGATTAATTTTTTTAGGTACTTAATTTACAACTTCGTTGCTTCTACTTGTAAGTCATTCTGTTCCTTAAAGATGCTAGCTTGGGACTGGAGGACCATAATCTGCAGGCACTTAAGAGGGGGCAGTTTTGAAAGAATGGGAATGTAGGTCTGTCACATACTTACTGTTGGGAGGAGATCCAGCTGGGAGCTACTAGATATTCTAAGTAGATATTTCCCCCTATTGTTTCTCTCTAAAATCTGAGGTATGCAAAGAAAGTCCAGTTCCACTCCTAAGAGcagtttctgctgcagctgagggGGTGCAAGCAGGCAAAAGGAGAGCACAGGACTACAGCAAGCCCACAGCAGGTGTTGCTTGAGGGAGGTGCTAGTTTCTGATCACTGAACCCACTGGGGCTGTAGAGGCAATTCTCTTGGAAAGGCTGCAGGTAGGTCCCACACCCATAGCAACCTATTCTCTTTCATACTTGTTAGTGCACTTGATCTGAGCTTCACAAACCCAATAGAATTCTTTAACACATAGCAATTATGTATCTTTTGCTAGCACTTTCTGCCCAATGATTTCAAAATACTTCATGAGCATCACTGAACCAAGCTTAAAATTCTGACATACAGGTATTTTAAAGGGAACCAAGTACAGTAAATGTCTGCAACAAAATGGCAAAGTTCATCTCCTGAGTCCCAGTCCTGAACTTacccttcttttccttttaaattctctTCTCCCCACTTATTTCTTACAGCAAGGAGGACTACGTTTATTCTGCAGAAGTTTATTAATCCCAATACAGACAAGTGACTTCTAGTATGATTACATTAGTTCCCAATTCCATACGGAGGTTGCCTGTCCAGTCCACGTCAGCATGATCTCCTGGTCTCAGCTGTCTGGATTTGGTTTATGTCTCTTGGCCCTGCTGTTCTCCTGATGGTGACTGTCTTCAGAGGCTGCTTGGCCCTTTCCGTTTGTCCCAGATTCCTCTGGAAATTTCTGACCCTCAGCCAACACCTGTCGAATAGTCATATTAATGCGGGAAGACTGCAAGTACTTGGCACACACCTGCCAATCCTCATCAGAGCTGCGCTCAATGACCGAGCCAACAGGAAGGTCTGAAGGAAGTGCCTGGTCCAGGCATGAAGGCAGAGCTGTCCCTTCAGGGTTGGGGAGGACGCGGGGGACAGCATGGTACAGCAGACGGCTGAAGCCAGACATCACCATGATATCTCCACTGTGCATGAACATTGCTGTTGGGGCCTCCTCCCGCTTCAGGCCCCCAAGCAAAAATATTGAGGATTGCCCAAAACTAGAGATGGTATGAGGATGGAGGGAGAAAACAAATTCAGTTAGAGGACAATTATATATACAGTAAGCAAATATTAGCAGCTAAATCCCTTTATAAAAAACTCAGCaaacccaaacaagaaaaccagaTGGACTCCTAGTAACAACTTTACAAtgagaacacagaaaacagaccAAGAGGCCTGGTTCAAGGTAAGCAAAGTGTGAGCAGTTGCCCTGCCAGGTTTGAAGCTCTGCTGAGGTATTTCATCCCTGCCTGCTAGTACCCAGCTGCCACTCTGCTGTTTTAGAACAGAACTGTGCTCCATGCAAAAAGCTCTTCCAGTCCAGGCACCACATCCATGCTATTCAAGCAGTCTTCAAAGAAAAACCTATGCCCTTGAGCTACAGATTCCTACTATTGAAATCTTCAGAGAACAAAGATTATACACCCAATTAGCAAACTATGTCATACTGAATTCCTATACCCATACACaaccatagaaaaaaaaaagcgccaccAATCCTTCCACAACACCCAAGCACTTTCCTTGACTCACCTGAATGATAAGAGGGGCCTAGAATGGTCTAGTTCAGACTCATCCACATGAATTCCCAGTGAAGAGTCAAAATGATAGTAGTTCAAGATCCCTGCTTGGGCTTGGAAACCCCGGaacccacaggctgcagccactTGTTCTGACAGGAAAGCAAGGTCTGAGGGGAAAGGAGTGTGGTGATTTGCTGAGTACTTCTGGAGGAAGGAGagtagaaaaaaaacacaaaccacacCCAGAACATCAGAGCAGCAAATACAATTGGAAACAAACATTGAAGGAGAACTCAGTTTTGCTGATAGTCATGGAGAAGGACATCATATTTGCCTGGAAAATGACTACAACATAGGCAGAACCACAGCAGGTTTACCTCTTATTTAATTCGGGGCCTATGCTGAGACTGCCAGAGATTCAATTAATCGTGGCGTTAAGCATTATATCTGGATGGCAAATGAAGTCAGTAGGATTAGTACCTAAGGTTAGTACCAACATCCTGAGGATCTACTTGGTCATTACCTAAAGCTGCCAATGGAAAGACAGTTCTGTATCTCAACAGAGCTCTGAAACAAGTATCTTGATTCCTTCTTTGAAGAATAAACCAAACAGGAATCAATTGCAAacctactttttctctctcccatgaGTGATTCTGAGAGGACTGGAAGGGAAAAACCAAGTTTTTATGAAGGCCACCCAACAGGCTGACCTGGTAAATACAGGCTGCAAGCAGATTTGGTTCAGTATCTGCAATATACTGATAAGACTGCATATTCACTCTGCCATCCTTTCTCAGCCTCCATCTGACTCAGTCttatcaaaacatttattttggtcAGGAGGCTCAAAATAGGTGTTAGTTGGTGAGACTGTACTATACTGGTTCAGACTCTTAAGTTCAAAGTCACATCAGCAGCAGTCTCTTCCTGCTCTCACTCACCCCTCCAAAGAGTAGTTTCTCCAAAGTAGCTGTCTTCAAGCACTCAAGATCATTCTCATCTTAAGTAGTTAATGATGCTTTTGTGACTGTCCCTTTTGGTAGGGTAAAAATGCTCACTTATCGTCAAATAGTCACAGGTCTAGAGCTGAGTATATGTTACCATGTTACCTTTCAAAGGAGAGAGTGCAGCAATGGACTTTTTGCTGTTAAATCCTTCACAGTAAACTAATACAGATTAAAATGTTCTTACAAGCATGGTTTGTTACAGCCTTTCCTCAAGACTGTCTTGTAGGATCATAAGCATTTTATTCCATGATGCCCTCTGTCTGCCATTCTGAGTCCTTACAGCtaataaaaatagagaagaatttaatttcaatACCTTAGTATCCCAGTTGTAATGGTAACCAAGGGTCACCCAGCGCAGCTTCTCCAGTAAGCTTCTGGGCTCCCATTTACTGGAACCTTTCCTTCTGCAAAGACAAAATGGAACGAAATAGGATACGTGTTAATTTCTGAGGAGTTTTCTGGTAGCACAGCATACAGTAATGAGATTCACTCAGCCTATTAAAACCATCAATACTAAACTTATTTTCAGtgccattatttttctcttccaaagaCCCTGAAAATTCAGTTCATGCAGTTTGTGCAAGCTGTAGAGCCTACTGTCAACTACTGTCAGTTTGAAAGCTTGTATTTTCAACATGATACGTAACGGGTTATCAGATGGAGACAACACAATGAGCTGGTACAGATTTAGAAGTCAGAATTAAGCATGTACTATTTGAGCACCTGGAAGTGAAAGAACAGAATCTGTGAAGATCTAAAAGGtgcaaacacaaggaaaaaatattctaggCACTTAATGGAAAGTGACAAGAAAGGATAATGCTTCCCCTGACAGTGAAGTGTATCAAGTTGCAAAGGACCGCTAGTTCTACCACTCAGTACTTTTACAAAAGTCCTTAGGATGGACTGACTCAGTGGTCGGTAAGAAGCAAGACTGCTCTAGCTATGACCATACACTTCTTGTCATATCAAGAAGTCCAGATTGCAGGTGTCTCCTATCCAGACTGCTATGCAGAACAAAAAACTGCTTTTCTAAAGTGACAAGCCTGATGCAGAAGGACTCAGCAGTCTGAAGCCACACACCAATTTACCATTCTTACTTGAAGGTGGTAAAGGCAGGAAGAGACCTCAGAGATGGGCTTTTACTATGGTCTACAGAAAAGTCCTTAAAACGTTACAAAGAGCATTACTATAGTAAATCCGATAGAAACATGTTAGtgacaaatataaaaaggaaGGTACACATGTATCTTCTAGTCCATTTATTCCAgcaatttcagtttcttttctcaaGCTAATTCACATGTTAtggtaaagaaaggaagaaaagggaaatgtACTCAGAACATCATGATAAACAGTAGCTCCAGATGGTTTGCTCTCATTTATAGCCTCATTAGTTCAGTAAGACATGCTCGCTTTTACAGAACAGGATTCATATTTGTACTGCCATGGTCAAGTCTCAGCCAAGCATCTGCATTTAATGTGCATTTGTACCTGGATACACAGCTTGTTTCTGCCCTTCACCTATAGCGTGCTGATAGTTCCTAAGCTAAACCAGGAACAGGAGTAAAAGGCCAGTTTCTTTACCTTTAGTAATTTTTCATAGCTCACTGATTATTGAAAGAAAGTCATCTTTCCAGTTTCCATCTTTGTCACATTTACCATAATGCAGCAACACTGTAACTGCTGCTGCTTGGAACAATTTATGGAGCCTACAAGCAGGTAACACAGCATTTAGAAAAGGGAGAGCCCACAACTCATTCCTCTACATCTTTAAATCAACAAAGTGAATGTTCGTAATTAGCATGTGACTTTTGAAAGCACCCTTCTTTTTCTACAGTGCTAGAGTGTTTGCACAACAGCAGGAACCCAAATATGCTCGGTAGGTCCTTATTCCCAGAACTTAGTATTTTGCATGCGATTTCACACGTGATTGCTAAGGAGAGGAAAGTCTGAGTGTTATGTATCTGGAAATAATGAGTTCCTAGAGCTGTAGCAGCAGGTGCTCCTACAAGCAAGCAGAGAGAAATTCTGGTATAACTGTGTTAGAAAGAGAACAAGACTGAACAGCAGGGGGGCTTTGGTCTGAAGCTTCCTTTTTTCTGTATTCACTGGTAAATGATTGCATCTATAAAATCCCCCCAGCCTTTTCCTTATACACAAGGATATATAAATCCCTCATAGGGATGCTCTACCCCCTTTTATGCTTTTAATTGTCCCCAGCACTAAAGAAAATACCCAAAGTCTTACTTTGTAAGAGAGctttgctggttttggctgggatagagttaattttcttcacagcagctacTATGGggctgtattttggatttgtgctggaaataggGATGATAATGCAGAGACGTtctagctattgctgagcagtgcttacacagagccaaggcctcttctgcttctcacaccaccccaccagcaagtaggctgggggtgcacaagaaattgggaagggggtcagctgtcccggctgtgtccaactgcccaaagggatatcccagaccatgtgatgtcatgctcagcatataaagctgggggaaggaggaggaaggggaggacgATCGGAGTGATGgcgtcttcccaagtaaccgttacacatgatggagccctgctttcctggagatggctgaacacctgcctgccaatgggaaatGGTGAATAtgttccttgttttgctttgcttgcgtgtggcttttgctttacatGTTAATCTGtgtttatctcaacccacgagttttcttttacccttccaattccctcccccatcccatggGGGgaagtgagcgagcagctgtgtggagcttagctgctggctggggttaaaccacaacaggagCATAGCATACATTTCTAGGAACTGTATAGACTCTCCCTACCTTGCGATACCTGCATCCCAAGAAGAGCACATAAGCCAGGACCCAAGCACATCTTATGCTTCTTCGTGAtggctttaaaaaacattaaagttGTGTCCAGTCTTGGAAGTAAACCTCTTTTTTTAGTTAAGCATTTTGCTTCTCCCCTCCCTGAAAGGCTCTCATTCCAGATACTAGACAAGTTGGCTAGTTTGATCCGCTGTCCCCTGGGTAAAAGCACAAATACAGCAGTTTGCTCACCTGAAGACTCAGGCAAGTGCTTAAtaaacctgtcagtgtttctgCCAGCCATCACTCTTCCAAACACTGTTTTCAACTGAAGTGGATTCAGCTGAAAATTAACCCCTGTTCTGAtcattctctgtgtgtgcaggaggTGCTGCTGGGAAAGGCCTGTCAAGCTGGAACAGTACCCCACTTTTTTCAGCTGTAGGGCACAATACtttcaaagaacaatttttcatCGTTGATGGAACAAAAAAGGCGTCTGAATTTCTGTAACTAATTCTGACTGAGCCTGAAAAACACAAGTGGGGGCATAACTTCTCTCCTAGGTGCAAATATTTAGAAGTCCAAATGTTGCTTTTGCTATTCCACGTCTTGTAGGTGTTAacagtatttctgaagaaaaatctcaGCATGTCAATTTCACTAAGAGACTGAGGTGGAAGATGAGAGTTGTAGGAAACTCTGGTCACTCCATCACAAGAAACAATCATTATGAAAAAATGAGCAGTGAAGTCAGCATAGTAATGATAAATACCCAATAACTAAAAGATTGTGTACTGTAAACAGCATTTATCTTGTATGGTTTTTTACAGgtgaccaattaaaaaaaaagtctttaaaacagCTGCAGTCACAGAACTCTGAACCTGTGGGAATCTTTCAGAGTAAACAGGACAGCCATCTCAgattgaatgaaaaaaaacccaaaccaaccaaccaaaaaacaacccaaaccaaaacaaaaaaatacattggaAAGTAAAACCACAGAAACTAGCTGATTTGAGAAGTTCAAAAAAGTGGAGGTAACAGCCTTTCAATTACAGTATACTAGGTCCGACAGCTGATGGGGAAGAAGAACTAGCATGAGCAGGGTGTTTGGAAAGGATCCTCTTTGCCTCAGGAAAACTGATGCCTAGAGGGACCTCACAGTTCCACTTGTAGCTGAGGTTAGCATGCTTCCAAGCACCATAATATCAGCCAGGATcactattttacattttattgatGGCTTTATACTAGAAAATCCCATTGTGAGTGTGAAAGCAGAGAATTAACAAAGAGCACATCAAGCCATGAAAAACCCATCTTTAACTTGGCATGTCTGACACCATCTGTATACTGCCAGCATGCACACAATCTTTTTCGGCTTCCCTTCCCTGATCGTTTTTCTTAGACCTTCTCAGAGCTGAGACCTTCTGGCTCCATTAAGTTTTCACCACCAAAGGTTATTGTGGACTCACCTCAGCTGCTCCGTGCTCTGTCCCCACAGGTCAATGGTCTTCTCAGGAGCCATATGCAGGTCCAGGTTGCAGACATTGGGTTTCTGGGGATATAGCTTAAGACACTGTTTCACCCAGTGACGCTGGCAGCCCGGAAGGAAAGGGTTTGGTATGAAAATAAACCCTGACCacagagaaaaagggagggggtggggagaaagTATAATTAGgcatttccctgttttttctaGAACTAGAGCAAAGGACAGGGGTTGGAGGTACTGAAGAAACACCTTAGACAATACAACCACTGACTTTGCATGTAAGCTGATGAAATCTATTATCAGGTCTGAATAGTTAAGTTAAAAGCTATTGTTTTTTTCAGTACAAACAAATGGTGGCCATAAGGTAGAAGACAGGGAGGGCAGCCAACACTGGTCCAAGTAAAAAAGTGACAATAAAGGACATTATCTGTGTAAGGCATATTGATTACAGGTAGATAAAGGAGTAAGAACTTGGAAAGCCAAATGCTTTGGAGcaaatttgattttgaaatgaTTCAGCAAGATCTTTCTCTTGAACCCTGCAAGGTTAAAGTCATTCTGGCCTAATTTTTCCAGACTTCAAACTAACCTTGCCGCTGCCTCTGAACTCATACTATCTCCTTATTGCTACTCCAGTGTCATGAACTGCGGAGAGCAGTCCACAGGCTGAGCAAGACTCTAGtaacagaaactgttttctcctttgcttcatgTTTATTTCCAGGTAAGTCTGGTTGTATCCATCTTTGTGTTTTGGTATGGTAATACTCAAAGGGGATAAAAGTCAAATTATATCCCAAACTGCTTGTTGCTGACTGCAAATACTTTACAGTCATTGttaattaacaaaacaaaatagatgTGTGGCTAGTCTGCCCATTCATTTAGCCAGGCACCTCAGGCAGAGTTCAAGCAGCAACCCAAATAAGAGGGTTAGCAGAGATGTAATAGATTGATTTGGTCTGTATCTCAACAGACAAGAGTCCTTGACATGATCTGCCATCACCAGGAGCGCTAACAGGATTCTTTACTGGAATTctctccccagcaccccaggggtgTTTACTTCCAGGCCAGGGTCGACGGTATTGATGAATGAGTGTCTGATGGGAAGATGCTATTAATCTGTATTGTACCTACTTCGAGAATCAAGGCACTCTCTGAAAGACTGACAATTCAGTAAGACTCACCAACACAAAATTCACATACAAAGAGAGATAAGGGTATAAGaggaacaaaggaaaaggagGTTTCAAGGTTTTACCCTACTGTGTTTTTTTGAACTTCTCAGTCATATCAAGTTAAAGAGACAAAAATAGatgaaaaaggaagaagcaaGGCTAGGAGTCTCAGTAGGATACAAACTTGCCTTGTGGCCTTATGAAAGTGgtaataaaaacacagaaaaagcttcCTGCCAGCATATCTCACAAGATTAAATTAACTGGTTAGGAAAAGAACCTTCAGTGTATTAATAATACACTGTCATTCATTTCACTTCATTCCCTGCACCTTCAGACTATGGCAGCCTTCTGATAGGTCTGGTGACGAGAAGTTTCTTTGCCAGAAGCACTAAATTTACTTTCTGTTGGCCTCTGCACAGGACAGAATAATCTACACATAGAACACAATAATCTTGCTGTCTACAACTTTTGATGTGGGGTTCTCAAAACACTTTACTACATTCATGAAATTACGCTCTACTATGTATGTATTATCTCCAGGTATTAATGAAGGAATTGAAGCCTGGAGAGCCAGTTACACACAGAGCTGAGAACAAGAATCCAAATTTTACGACTTTCGTATCAGAAGCTTAGAACATGCCATGTCTCTCCAAACCTTTCATTGCTTACTCCAGATTACATTGCTTACTAACCAGATTAGTCTAGATTTACAAAAGCAAGCACAACTAAGTAGTGGGTTACTGCTATGCTTCCGATGtcaagaaaggcagaaaacacGGAATTTCTAACAGTTGTAGAGTTTTACTATAAAATTCTACACTAATAGTTCCTGGGAGAACCAAAGGTGCTAGAAATCAGTGACATATCATATGTGGGAGGGACAAGAGAGAGACATTTCTGTAGCAATCTTTCTGACCTGAGTGAAGAACACCACAGACAAACTGAAGGGAACACAATTGGACCTCTTGGCATTGAAAGAGTTGGTGTGAGTAAAATGAGCAAAAGACAAATTCTTTGGGGATCTGTATACTAAAGGAATCTGCCTTGAGGAAGCAGATGCAATTCTCTCACTGCAGCAAAATCTGGCAGCACactagaaattaatttatacCTAGTGTTAGTGGTCTGAAACCTCAGTCAAAGAAAGGGTAAGACATGCAGATGTCTAGCAACAAGAACAACCCCTCATAAAACCAACTGGTGTCAGTTGCAAAGACCCAAAGACAGCATCACCCACATCTCACAGAACTCAGGACAACCGCAACAGAAATCCACCCAGCTTACTTAGTCTTATATTTCATTGCTCGCTGTGGGGACAAAACCAAATTACTTCCCTTCCGTATGCccacagacaaaataaataaattcgAACTTATTTTAGAGGGCTACTGGGGCAGTTGGTTAAATATCTTGAATGCTTTAGGATGTCCAGATAAAGGTAGCTGGAAAAGGATTATTCTTGTCCACACATGACTTGATTCTGAACAGGACTGAGAATTTGTTAACgtatttgcatttcattttagtgaaaggttttctttgtcaaagcagaagaaaaacacagctaAGTGGAACACTTGTGATCCACCCCCACATAATTGCTAGGAAAGATGTTTAGACAGACATAAAGTGACAAGTGAGACCAAGCAAGGGCAGCTATAACATGACAGGTAAGCAGAACAATTCGAGAGTCAAGAAGAGGTGGAAGCCTTTCTCCTGAAGTTATTCATTTCCTGTGTATTAACTACACCAAGTGGCTAATGTGGCTGCCTCAGTTTCAGAAATGGTAGGCTGGCTTCATAGCAACCTCCACAGACACTGACTGCAGTCTTGAGGAACCaaaagaaacatgagaaaaaacaaaatcaaacgaacaaaaatccctgaaataaggaagatctggggaactacaaACTCATGAGTCTTACCAAAACCACTGGTAAGATTAGGGAGCAAACTTTCATGACAGCAATTTCCAGACACAGGGAGGTTGGGAACAGCAAGCATGGATTTACCGAAGGCAAATTTTGTCTAACCAGCCTTACTGCCTGCTAGAGGAAGATGCCCAAACAAGGGGAGAGCCGGGGATGCTGTTTACCTTGGCTTTAGCAAAGTTTTACAGTCGGTCTCCTGCAGCCACACTGGGGGCTCATGGATTTTATAGGTAAACTATAACGGTGAGCAAAAGCTGGCTGGGCCATCAGGCTTAAAGAACAGCAATTTGATGGATCAAAGCCTAACCAGTGGCTGTTATGAGCTGCGTTCCTCACGTTGATAGAGGGGTCAAGACGGATAACTACATCTACATCAACAAGCTGGACAATGGAACATTCATCCTCATCTCACTTACAGATAACACTAAATTGGGGCAGCAGTGAACatgctggaggctgctgctgccacttgAAAGGAACCTTGACAAAGGTAAGAGCTACCTAAAGGGCCATTACAGAGAAGGTGAAGTGAGattcttctcagaggtgcacagcaagATTATGAGCAGCCACAGTCACAAATTACAGCAAGACAAATTTTGatttaaggtgaaaaaaaaaaaataatcacaagagTGGCGAAACACTGGAACAAATGCCCAGAGAGGGTGTGtaatctctgtccttggaggtttccaAAACTCACCCATACAAAGCTCTGAGTGGCCTGATCTAACTTTCAACTTAACCCTGCTTTAAGCAGGGAGTTGCACTAGACGTCTGGAGGTCCCTAACATCTTTCTGTGATTCTACCAGGTGACCTGCAAACCTGAGATCCAGTTCAGTTTTTGAAATAACCTGCTTAATGAAATTACTCTGTACCTTGTATAGGACAAGAGGTTCTTACTCACTTACTGTACTCAGTGTTCTACACCAGCAAGTAGATGCCACACACTTCAGCCCTGAAACAACTGTACTTCAGCCACTTCTCTAATTTTCATGACATATGTTGAGGAAAAATAGATgctacagaaatataaaatctcTATCAAAGGCAACAGGAATCCATTCTTGCGAGGGCTGGTCTGGTTGATCAGAGATTGTGAAACAACTGGCCTTTCTGATTTCACCTCCATATTGCTGCATCCCACCCTTTAGCTGTCTTGTTTGTCCTCCTGcacttaaaataacattaaattacACTTAAACAAACCAAAATAGGTTTTTCAGGCAGGGCAAGGAGGATAAGATGGAAGATGCCTGAATCCAAAGCAACAAGGTTGTATTTAACTTTTCTTGAAATCAGAAGTACCTACCCGGATACCCATTGAGGCCATAGGCTTTCCACTGGCTAACTGGCTGTAACCCTGCCCTGTAGGCATCTTGATCACTGACTGAAGAAATATTGAGCTGTGATCTGAACACctggcaaaagaaaacagatct includes:
- the ALKBH1 gene encoding nucleic acid dioxygenase ALKBH1 isoform X3, whose protein sequence is MAAAAALTREGGEDAFRRLFRFYRQRDALDLRGVVDFSVPGSQVFRSQLNISSVSDQDAYRAGLQPVSQWKAYGLNGYPGFIFIPNPFLPGCQRHWVKQCLKLYPQKPNVCNLDLHMAPEKTIDLWGQSTEQLRRKGSSKWEPRSLLEKLRWVTLGYHYNWDTKKYSANHHTPFPSDLAFLSEQVAAACGFRGFQAQAGILNYYHFDSSLGIHVDESELDHSRPLLSFSFGQSSIFLLGGLKREEAPTAMFMHSGDIMVMSGFSRLLYHAVPRVLPNPEGTALPSCLDQALPSDLPVGSVIERSSDEDWQVCAKYLQSSRINMTIRQVLAEGQKFPEESGTNGKGQAASEDSHHQENSRAKRHKPNPDS
- the ALKBH1 gene encoding nucleic acid dioxygenase ALKBH1 isoform X4 yields the protein MLSSYWLEDAALQRQASCGLLQRLKTSCVFRSQLNISSVSDQDAYRAGLQPVSQWKAYGLNGYPGFIFIPNPFLPGCQRHWVKQCLKLYPQKPNVCNLDLHMAPEKTIDLWGQSTEQLRRKGSSKWEPRSLLEKLRWVTLGYHYNWDTKKYSANHHTPFPSDLAFLSEQVAAACGFRGFQAQAGILNYYHFDSSLGIHVDESELDHSRPLLSFSFGQSSIFLLGGLKREEAPTAMFMHSGDIMVMSGFSRLLYHAVPRVLPNPEGTALPSCLDQALPSDLPVGSVIERSSDEDWQVCAKYLQSSRINMTIRQVLAEGQKFPEESGTNGKGQAASEDSHHQENSRAKRHKPNPDS
- the ALKBH1 gene encoding nucleic acid dioxygenase ALKBH1 isoform X2 produces the protein MSKNLLERRAAARTVLTAAILGAAAGVGGGGAELAPPRQCAAPHHPPPGQNGGGGGPDAGGRGGRLPTALSLLPATRRVGLAGRGGLLRAGESDENSHLPYGIMSNLYLEHYLKVFRSQLNISSVSDQDAYRAGLQPVSQWKAYGLNGYPGFIFIPNPFLPGCQRHWVKQCLKLYPQKPNVCNLDLHMAPEKTIDLWGQSTEQLRRKGSSKWEPRSLLEKLRWVTLGYHYNWDTKYSANHHTPFPSDLAFLSEQVAAACGFRGFQAQAGILNYYHFDSSLGIHVDESELDHSRPLLSFSFGQSSIFLLGGLKREEAPTAMFMHSGDIMVMSGFSRLLYHAVPRVLPNPEGTALPSCLDQALPSDLPVGSVIERSSDEDWQVCAKYLQSSRINMTIRQVLAEGQKFPEESGTNGKGQAASEDSHHQENSRAKRHKPNPDS
- the ALKBH1 gene encoding nucleic acid dioxygenase ALKBH1 isoform X1 encodes the protein MSKNLLERRAAARTVLTAAILGAAAGVGGGGAELAPPRQCAAPHHPPPGQNGGGGGPDAGGRGGRLPTALSLLPATRRVGLAGRGGLLRAGESDENSHLPYGIMSNLYLEHYLKVFRSQLNISSVSDQDAYRAGLQPVSQWKAYGLNGYPGFIFIPNPFLPGCQRHWVKQCLKLYPQKPNVCNLDLHMAPEKTIDLWGQSTEQLRRKGSSKWEPRSLLEKLRWVTLGYHYNWDTKKYSANHHTPFPSDLAFLSEQVAAACGFRGFQAQAGILNYYHFDSSLGIHVDESELDHSRPLLSFSFGQSSIFLLGGLKREEAPTAMFMHSGDIMVMSGFSRLLYHAVPRVLPNPEGTALPSCLDQALPSDLPVGSVIERSSDEDWQVCAKYLQSSRINMTIRQVLAEGQKFPEESGTNGKGQAASEDSHHQENSRAKRHKPNPDS